Below is a genomic region from Thunnus thynnus chromosome 22, fThuThy2.1, whole genome shotgun sequence.
AGTTTTCTTCAGATCTGCTTTGCCTatggtctctgcatttgggtccatttcTGCTACTCCACGTGACACTTGGTggcctcctcctgtgcaaaaatgtatttaaaagtttatcagaAGCTAATATCAAGcctcagctgtccaaatgaTTCAAATCAAGCACATAtctttcactgttactgttCTTTTATTGCcagagtccctctttttgtcacaactagtgcagtgcccattcaaaactTGCCCGTCCCCTAAATGTCTCTCATGCAGACATGCATCGGTAGACACTACAATTCACCGATgctccctaaatgcctcacatgcagAATATTTGGAtactacaattttgagttgagttgaAGTTGATTGGCTGAACTGTAGTGCCTGTGCAAaatgtgcctgagacatcctgcactatgtcttgaacatacatacaaagttctCCTGTGTGAGGAACGTGAATAGAGcttaactctctaaactttttcaatttattctctatggtagttctcaTCACTACGGGtgtaatcccacctccaaccacaatgtgggttgcaatggcagagtggcactgtctgtatttctgctcgTTGAATCAATGTGCAGGAGAGGAATCAGAAGCAacattgtttatgaggtatttttatatatttctgaatgtGCTACAGACATTGAGCACTAAGTCTTGCAcgtacatgccaagtttcattCAGAGaacacagttcaatagtagagtttaagtctcttaaacattttcaagtcattaacactatggatgtaatcccacctctgaccacaatgtgggttgcaatggcagagtggcatTGTCCATATTTCCATTCGTTGACTAcatgggcagaagaagaagcaaattaacattatttatgaggtattttatatatttctcggGAAtcactcatccaaacaacttcacacactgacagtgcACTTCCTCAtttccccagcaatccaccttccaggtatgaagtagatcggatgaacagttcttgagatatgtgaaggacagacaaacagataTTCCTTGCTTCATATAGATTCTAGAGGCATCAGAATAACTTTTTATGCATATCACATATTATTAGTAGTTTGCTCATCATGACAAGCAAAAAAAGCATGATGCCGAATCCTAACTGACTGTGATCTCTCAGTGAAAAGGTCTAGTATCCAGTTGCAGAGTGAGGTATTCAGGTCCAGCAGGCCCAGTTTCCTTAGTCAGCTGCTGGGGGATGATGCTGTTGAATGCTGGACTGAAATCTATGAACAGCATTCTCACATAAGAACCTTTCATGTCCAGGTGGGTGACGGTTAAGGGGAGGGCAGAGGAGATTACGTCATCAGTGGACCGGTTGGCACGATATGCAAACTGAACGGGGTCCAGGATGGGAGGAAGGATGGATTTTATGTGGTGCATGACTTGCCTCTCAAAGCACTCCATGATGGTGGAGGTCAATGCGACAGGGTGGTAGTCATTGAAGCATGATGGGGGTGACTTTGGCACAGGTATGATGGTGGTGGCTTTGGAGCATTTGGGGGCAACAGTCTGATTCAAGAAGGTGTTGAAGATGTCTGTGAGGACTTCCTTGAGCTCTGCACAGTCATTCAACATACAACCGGGTATGTTGTCCAGACGGCAGCATTTCAGCCGTTAATCATGGAGAGGGATTTGTTCATGCTGGCTGAGGCAAGGGACAGAACCTGGTTGTTGAGAGGGGGTGGTGTCTTCTGTTCGGGCATGTTGTTTAGTGCTTCAAAACGTGCAAAGAAGTTGTTGAGTTAGATCAGCAGAAAGATGTTGGTGGTGCCTGTGGTGGAGGTTTGTAGCCCGTGATGGTCTGGATCCCCTGCCACAggctctgtgtgtctctgctgtctTTGAAATGATGGCTTATCTTATTGGTGTACAGATGTTTGGCTTTCCAGATGCAATGGGACAGGTTGGCTCTGGCTGCTCTCAGTTTGGCAGAAGTCAGCATTTTGGGTTCTCAGTAGTCTGTGAACCTCCCAGCCATGGCTGATTTGCCCAAGTGGTGATGGTCTTAGTGACAGTCATGTTGTCAGTGCTTTTAATGATATAGGCTGTCACAGTCTCAGTGTACACctgtatgtcagtgtgttgGTTGTATGTGGCTGCTTGCTTGAACATGGCCTTGCCAGTGTTATCAAAACAATCTTGGAGTGCAGAGTTGGCACCCTCAGGCTACACACGTACCTGTTTCTGAACTGGTTTAGTGACTTTCATCCATGGTTTGTATTATGCTGGCTTTAGCATAACAGTGATGTGGTCAGATAGGCTtaggtgggggaggggggcagCCTTGTATGCTTTGTGATTTGTGTAAACAAGGTTCAGTGTATTATTTCCTCTTGTTGGAAAATCAACATgctgatgttgtgtgtgtgtatgtgtgtgtgtgtgtatatatatatatatatatatatatatatatatatatatatgtggtgaccatatacatacatacatacacacactgctcaACAAAATTAAGGGAACACTTAAATCACTCATCAGATCTTGATGAACGAATTAGTCAAGTTGAAAATCTTTACTGATGTATATTGTTTAAATTGTTGAGAACAAAATTACGTAATAACGGTCGAAATCAAGGGCTGGATTCAAAATCAcaccaaaaatcaaagtaaaaaatCTGGGCATGCTCCTGATGAGTCGGTGGATAGTGTCATGGTGGATCTCTTTCCAGACCTGGATCAGGGCATCAGTGAGCTCCTGGACAGTCTGTGGTGGTACTTGGCAGCGTCAGATGCCTCGATACATAACGTCCCATAGGTGCTcagttggatttaggtcaggggaaCGAGAGGGCCAGTCAATGGCATCAATGCCTTCGTCATCCAGGAACTGCCTGCACACTCTGGCCACATGAGGTCTTTCACGCCTGTCACATGTGCTCAGTGTGAACCTGCTCTCATCTGTGAAGAGAACGGGGTGCCAGTGGCGGACCTACCATTTCTGGTGCTCTCTGGCGAATGCCAATCAAGCTGCACAGTGCTGGGCTGTGAGCACAGGTCCCACTAGAGGACATCGGGCCCTCATGCCAGCCTCATGGAGTCTGTTTCTGACAGTTTGGTCAGAAACATGCACACCAGTAGCCTGCTGGAGGTCATTTTGTAGGGCTCTAGAAGTgctcctcctgttcctcctcaCACAAAGGAGCAGATACCGGTCCTGTTGCTGGGTTGATTCCCTTCTATGGCCCCTTCTACAGCTCTCCTCATGTAACAGCCGGTCTCCTGGTATCTCCTCCATGCTCTTGAGACTCATGCTCTTGAGACTGTGCTGGGAGACACAGCAAACCTTCTTGCAACCGCACCTATGGATGTGACCTTCTGGAGGAGCTGCACTACCTGCGCAGCCTGATTGGGCTGCAGGTACCACCTGATGCTACCAGTAGTAACAAGGACACTAGCAGAACACAAAACTAGAGAAGAATCAGTCAGGAAGGATAAGGAGAGAGCAATTGTCTGTGGCCACCACATGCAAAACCATTCCCTTTTTGGGGGTTGTCTTGCTTTTGCCTCTTAATTGCACCTGTTGTCACTTTCATTTGCACTAAAGCAGGTGAAACTGATTCACAATCACTTGTGCTTCCTAAATGCACAGATTGATATCCCTGAAGTTTAACCGACTTGGTGTTATACTGTGACAATTAAGTGTTCCCTTAATTTTTTGagcagtatatatatatatatatatgtatatataactGCATTAAGatactttatatatttgtaaCAGGCAGTAATGTGGCTTAAGCTGGTTTTAAAGCACACTGTATGTTTTatgataaacatttttataagtCTTTGAACACAAACTTGATTTAGTTTAGTTGTCAAAATAAACACCAAAGCTTTGAAACAATAGAGCGTGATATAGACAAAGGTTTcttggaaaaatgaaaatacttttttcacaaaaaatacacttattccAGGTAATTTACTGTTTCTGAGTTTCTAAATGCTTCAGACTTACAGCATAGAACAGATGCCTTGAAGAAAACGAATGTTGTGTCAAAACACCACAGTGTTGCATCAACAGAAGAACAGTCTGGTGTTGTTAAGATTGTTTCCTCTGGCACACAGGTAAAGAGGTTTGTCTGGGGGCGACACATGAAACACATGAGAGTATGTTGCTGAATTTGTAACAGGGTGTATTAATAAGGTGTACACTGTTGTTGACCAGTTAACTGTTAATCACCTGATATTGTCAACAGCTATGgtgtttgtttgattaaaaaGCTGCTCTGACATCATGCACCATTTATTAAACCCCTTAAGAATCTgttaatttgtattatttaataGTAACATGGTAATTACTGTAATATGGATCAATCATGGAAAATCATGTCaaaatctaatttcaaaacaatataaaatttTTTTACAAAATTGCAAAATCATACAAATTCAACTACCTTTGCGCAGTCTGTTGAAATCAACCTGAAGCATACAGACTTTGTATAATCAGACTGTGTATAATCAATTATACAGAGTCTGGCTTCAGTGCCATTAAACATTCAATTAAAGGAGATACTGAAGAGAAAAACCACACCACACTGTCCAGAAGTCATGTGGATTCCTGTAGATGTGCAAAAGACTGAAAGTGAAAATCTGATCTCAGTGAACACAGTGACACAATACAGTTTATTAGATGTGTATTTAGGGCAGCTTCATGTAGGGCAGAGTCAGTGGAAGAGGTATTTTACACTCAAAGTATATTTCCTGGTACAAAGTGTTCTTGATATTATGATATGATCTCAGGTGAAGTTAAACCAGAAGAACAAGGGGAAAAACATCAGTCAAAGGCAGACTGACGGTAGAGAAGTGTGGAGGACGATGGTTTATAATCCTGAACACAGTCACAGATTGTGGTTGTTACTAGACTCTGCCCCAAAGAGGTGACAGATCTGATGATTTTAAGGACAAGTAACATTCAACAGATTATAAATTCCTACCAAATGGAAACCATGTAAATTACCATCATGTGACACATTTAAGATGAACTGATAGCAATTACCAAATGCAATATGAATTACTACAGAAGTGCATTGTATTCACCAAAAGGAAAGAACATGGAGATGTTTTCTTGtataatgaaaaaacataaataaagcattaaaattattttgatattgaCATGAATGCTTATTTGCCTAATTCTTTGggaatatacagtaaatgtttgctATATGCTTCAGCACTGagatttatcctttatttatacagcactctTATCATAACACATGGGCAGGAGTCAGTGATCAAACCAGCAAACCTGTGATTAATGaataaatggactgcacttacaCATgttcattcacccattcacacacacacattcatatgctgatggcAGGGGAAAGCCACACCATGGCTGTCAGCATGTTTTACCACTTTTTGACACATCCTTTTAAGACATAGATACTGACTCACTGGGAAGACTTTTATTAGTTAATTAACAATTTAAATTACATACATTACAGTGAATATTAGTGCAATTAATTAGAAAATGACTAATCAAAAATTAAGAAACACCATTGCCACTATTGACCAACAAGTTCAATCAAATATGCATTTTGATACAATTTAAATCACTGAATACCTGAGGAAATACTGCATCTAACTTAAAGTAAGTATGAAATTGACAAGACTGTAGATGCACTCTAGTTAGGGATAAATCCACCCACAATGTTATCAATTTATAGGGctgcatattaaaaaaaagatttatgaAAGTAAAGTTGATGTTTTGGGATTACAGCAAAGTCATACAGTTATGCAGATTACACATCTACTGTATACCAAAGTGGGCCAGATTGACCAATCTGGAGCTATACAGGACTAAACACTATACACTGGACTaaatatgtgtttaaatatAATGTCTGGTTTGATGATGTAGGTGGATCACTGTTATTTAAACTAATAATATGCAGCAATTTCAGTCACATACATACAACAATTTGGATAAAACATCAATTAGACATTCTGCATCCATGTAAAGTAATACCTTCTTAATTTATGCAgttattaataattaacttttaTTCATCAGTTATTAATTCTAACAAAGCAAACTTCAGTGACACAGAAAATACAGCATTTATCAGTGAATACAACAGATATTTTCAATTGATTGATTTACAGGTGAGAATAGACCCCTAAATCTATAACTATCTCCCAGTGATAACAGACAGGAAAAGAATATTCCCTCTTAATTTCTCCGCCACACGGGTACGGAAGTTTGTCTGGGAGCCACACCACCACTGCAGGGGATGAAGTAGGAACTTGTCTTCAGACATGCAAGAGTGAGcttcagacacacaaagcagaACTCAACCTTACAGCGAGGACAGATGACGTTCTTGCAGCCCGTCTTGTCGTGCTCCACCGTCTGACCACAGGTGGGACAGGCACGGATGGAGGGACAGGCGTTGACCCCTTTCACCTGAGGGAGGGCGGTCATCTTGCAATTCTTTAGAAGCTCGAGGTCGTGGTTGATGCAGCCGTTGTTGTTGCAGCGGTCAGAACGAGGGCGTGGACCTTTCCACTGCTTCTGACACTGCCAGCAGAACTGGTAGGTCTTCTTCTGATCAGCTGTACATATGGTGCACGTGACACACAGGTTGGAGAGATCTTTCCTTTCCACTGTTGTTTTGCACTGGGGGCACTGATGTGGAAACAATGCAGGAAAGAAGAACATCACAGTATTTGACAATCAATGTGATTTCTTTGAAAATGTCTAAATCATAAACAATCCACAGAAAAATCAACAttcaaacaatcaaaaacatttGACTACTCACCGGTTTGATTTCACAGTATTCTGCAGCAGCCAGGCGGGCAATATTCTCTTCAAAATGCTGCATTTCTTCAACAGACAAATCAGCCAGTCTGCGCACTTCTTGGTATGACCACAGTTTATTGCACAGTCTGGTACCTTCTACCAATGCAGGACATTTGAATTTATAAATGccctgaaaacaacaaagagaagAATCAGTTTAGGATTACAGAAAACAGGCTTTTGGTGTGAATATAGTAGTGTCTCAACAAAACTTTTCCTCTTGGGTCTgtggggaggaagagagggaaataaaaactattttcaaGTGCTGAACAGAGGACAGACACATACCATCAATAAAAACTAAGGAATATCAGCAACACTGAAGTCAATATGCAACATGTTTTCAATTGAATctgttaaaaacaaagtttttatCACTTGATCTTTGATTGAAAGATTGTCATACCataattacaaatgttttactAAGAAATGTTCAGCATTGCTGAGATTCTTAACTTTTTAAGTTGTTGTCTTCAGTTCTTGTTTCAGAGTTACATGTCTTGAACCTGCCAGTAGGTGGCAGAATAAGCTAAATGTTGTACATTAGTGGAAGCAACTTAGAATAATATTAGTTGCAGTTTATGGACCGGCCCATGCCATGTCATTGAGGTTTCTGTGCCCAATGTTGTTTTGCTGATTCTTGTACAAAAGTACTCCATTAATGCCATCAAAGTCTGACTGGGGAAACACAAGCACAGTTGAGCATACAGCTGTATTTGTATGATCCCTGTCTCCCTCCCAACTGGATCAGATTGCTTTAATTAAAATCTACATAGAAAACGTGTTTTTAAGACATGAGGTACCTCATCCAGCTGGCTGCGACACCATTGTGTCAGAGAATCAGGAGTGACAGCGTGACCGCAGGACATCTCTGCTCTGAGACagtcatcttcatcatctgaACCTGAAGTGCACAAAAGAAGTAAATTagtgaaatgtaatttatgaaaatgtcggaaacagagaaggaggaggtaATAAATGAATCTTACACAGTGGATCCAAGTCATCCCTCCTGTTGACAAACTTCAGGGTCGTGTCTCGTGGGTCGTATCTCTTCTGCACCTCTTCCTGTCCCTGAATGCTCATTTTGATGTTCCTAAGTGGAAAGAGTTACAAGTTTAAAGACTATTTACACTTTTAGTAGTGAAAAAGTTGATTTAAAGTGACACTAGATCCCAGTTTACAGACTAAATGTCATGACTATGATTAGCATCTGAGGTATTTAAGACAAACATCATGGCtgtcaacatgttttatatGAGCGTAACTGAGCTGATATCAAATAAACTCAGTGAACTTCCAGCTGATTCATGTTGAAGTAGATGTATTTACAGTGAAACAAAcctatgaaaaacaaaactgttaaaCCAATGAACAATTTAAGTTACTTATTTAAGTGAATGTTACAGAGCATGTTTATTTTGCGCAGCTTTTTGTAGactatttaaaaataaattaatgaaactATTAGTAAAAACAAGTGGATTTTAATTTAGGAGAAGAGCTGAAGCCTATAGAGAAAGATAAAACCTCCTCAATCCTTAAACTGGTAAATAAAAGAAGATTTATGAGGAGAAATGTTACGTCTTACCTTGGTGGCACAGCTTGTCGCAGTTTTTAAGGACTTTCCCGTCAGTGTCGTGCTTAACAGGTAGTACGACAGCCTCACCTGAAACTGCACTCGGGAGGATTATTTCGCAAGAATTCGATACTTTAGAGTAAAGTTTCAGGGTCTGGGTCTAATTTGAAGTGTTgaccctccctctgtctgtgtgACGCGGTATCTTCCTCCTTCAACGCTGGTATCGAAAGCGAAAGAAGAATGTAGGAAAGACGTTGGATCCAGATAAGCTGCACGGTGAGTATTCTCGTGATTTACCCTCCCATTTCAATACATGCACTAAGTCACCACACGTGTATACACACCGTAAGAGTTatagtgtgtctgtttgtggcactttaaggtttattttttgtggttttactgtATTCGTGTCAATTTTTTAACTGTCTTTTGGAGTCGGTAGGTAATGGAGGATTGAGGCTGCATGGTTTCCATAACACCCGAACACAACAGTTCACTGCGTTCACTGGTTCCTTTTTATTTAGTAAATCTGCTGCTGTGGAGTTTCTTTTGGTTAAGAAGTCTTAAAGTTTCATCCTGTAGTTTCCTTGTTAAATTATAGATCCATACGCTTTTCTGTCATTCATATAGTGTGCATACAAATATTTTAGGGTCACCTCGAAATGGTTTCTGCACTGCTGTTTCTTAAAGGAGCAGCGCAGAAACCCTATTTTATCACTATTTTACACTGAGCTGcaactattaatcaattaatcaattagttgatcgcAAGAAAATCAATTGGGAACTATTATGATGATCAAATAATCGTTTCAAGCCAGGACAGCCATGAAATCAACAGATTTGGAGATCACTGTTACTGATTAGTTACTAATTCAGAGATTACCGACTAATTTTTGCTCAGTAACCTCTAAACACATAGATAGCTACAtctaaacataaaaataaagtgtttctgCATTAAACCAGTACAACAgagtaatgataaaaaaaaataggtaaACTTTAATCAAATTTTGACAATTATTGCCAGTATTATTGAAATCATAATAAATTCCATACTGTATGCGAAAAAGTATTTCAGTCATCCACCCAACAGGCTCCTTCAAGAGTTTAATGCaccaaaaataacatttcttaTTAGCTAACAAAGTGgtatcaaaataaatgtaaaacctTCTGTATCTACTCGTGTTACCCAACCCAAGTTCCTAATTATCCACTTTTGTGCTTAGCACGACCCAAACACTTAAATTTCTAAATTATTTTGGTTATAAATCCACTACAGTATAATTCTTTAATGCTTAACTCTGGCTGTTTTTACAGTGCAATGTTCTATTGACATTATTAAAGTGAATGCTACCTGCCTAGTTCATAAGCAGTGAGTGTAAAAAAAGGCCACACttcaaaaataccaaactgttGCCTTAAAGGTTGTCCTTCTGCAGGTGTTTTGTAACTTGCTTGCTGTCCTTTAACTTCTGCTGTATCACATGTGTTTTAACAGGTTCATTCCACACATCTGAAGACAAATTCAGTGatctaaaaatgtcaacactCTCGTTTGAAGGACATCAGTATGAATCGTTACCTTTTTGAAAAGTTCACAGAGGAACTAGACCGCATCAGCATCTCAGGTGAGTGACATAAAATGATGAGTTCTATGATAATGtgcttgttttttattctttcactgttaatttttttttccatttttgaacTTGTGTCTTTA
It encodes:
- the LOC137174773 gene encoding E3 ubiquitin-protein ligase RNF19A-like, translated to MSIQGQEEVQKRYDPRDTTLKFVNRRDDLDPLCSDDEDDCLRAEMSCGHAVTPDSLTQWCRSQLDEGIYKFKCPALVEGTRLCNKLWSYQEVRRLADLSVEEMQHFEENIARLAAAEYCEIKPCPQCKTTVERKDLSNLCVTCTICTADQKKTYQFCWQCQKQWKGPRPRSDRCNNNGCINHDLELLKNCKMTALPQVKGVNACPSIRACPTCGQTVEHDKTGCKNVICPRCKVEFCFVCLKLTLACLKTSSYFIPCSGGVAPRQTSVPVWRRN